The following proteins are co-located in the Procambarus clarkii isolate CNS0578487 chromosome 16, FALCON_Pclarkii_2.0, whole genome shotgun sequence genome:
- the LOC123760229 gene encoding uncharacterized protein, whose product MLQAIYTEVNELKSDVNELKSDVKILKATLTTKETDKIIEDLIPNPIAAEGDLNVLNRKLAESSFRTKFVLLLTSVRGSDCATTVRRMMKKIGTNGLWSLYSLKGQKKKLAFLEKQELYNVILKSSINAHPQVKVEDVTFQISEVLKHAPNRSM is encoded by the exons atgttgcaggccatatacactgaagtgaatgaactgaaaagtgatgtgaatgaactgaaaagtgatgtgaaGATATTGAAAGCAACTTTGACTACAAAAGAAACAGACAAGATCATAGAAGATCTAATACCAAATCCTATTGCTGCAGAAGGTGATCTTAATGTTCTCAATAGGAAGTTAGCGGAAtcgagtttcagaacaaaattt gtgttgcttttaaccagtgtacgtgggtctgattgtgcaactacggttcgaagaatgatgaagaagataggaacaaacggcctttggtcattatacagcctaaaaggacaaaagaagaaattagcatttctagaaaaacaagaactatataatgttattttaa aatcatctatcaacgcacatccgcaAGTTAAGGTGGAAGACGTGACCTTTCAAATTTCTGAAGTACTTAAACATGCTCCAAACAGGAGCATGTAA